The Microvirga lotononidis region CGCAGCGGAGCGTCTGACCAGACCTGGATTTCGATGTATTTTTCGAAGGGGCGCTGAGAGTAACCGTCATATCCGTGCTCATCCACATCACTAGGCAGGCCGTACTCTTGGACAAGGGCTGGCAACTCTTCGAGCCTGAAGGCTTTCTCGTGATAGGGCTTTGGTTCGTATGGAAGGCTGAATTGAGGGCCATAGGCCATGGCCGTAAAGCTGTCAGGGTAAGTTGCGCTCGTTACATGCGTCGGGAGTTGGGACAGGGGAATGCGAAGCTCCCGGGTATCTGGACTGAGCCCCTTGAACCACTCAGATTGCCCCAGGATCAGATAGTGAGGTGCATGACGCTCCGGCTGGCCTCCCACCTCAATGAAGAGCCGTCGCAACTTTGTCTCTGTTAGCCGCCTCAACTCCATGTAGCGCCGTCCGAAGATCCGTTTGGACGAGCCGGAAGCCCCTTGCCGGTTAAGTTCGCTCAGGACCCGGACCAGCTCGGCTTCCGACAGGTCTGAGAGGTTCAGGAAGGGACAACGGGAGCCAAGGTAATAGTGGGTGGCAAAGGAAGGCATATTGGTTGATGCAGTCATGGGTCACCAGAGTCGGAAGGGTGCCCAGGCGAGCGGCATCATCGATCTGCGCTCCCCGGTGGTATCCACCTCGGTCGCCAGTCACGCAGACAGTCCATTGTGAAGGGCAGCGAGGACGATAGCAAGTCTGATCCAAGTCCCTCCGCCCTGCCCTTCGACTGACCTGTCTATTTGGCAGGAAGCGGGACATTTCTATCTTGCATTGGCACGGTTTTTAGGGCGCGGCTCAGGCGCGAATGAAGGCGCTTATGTCCGTTCCCGGCTCCAAAAATCCGGTTCTCGCCTCCTCTGCAACCACGTTCCGAAGCCGTGCGACGACAGGATGGGTTTTCGCTACCGCTTCCGACTCGCTCAGCAGCTTCCTTAGGCTACCGAAGGCAGGCAGATCGAGGCTGATTACCTCCTCTTCATCCTCGACAGCAGTTGCGGCCACCACGCCCTCAGAGGCAGTCCGCTCTAGCACTTCGACGGCATACGGCTCAGAGATTGGGGTCGCAATCGCCGCTACAGGTTCCGGCGCGGCAATCGCCGGTTTCACAGACTCTGGCTCGGGTGCAGCCGTCACGGCCTCGGGAGCCGGTTCAAACAGCGGCCCCTCTTTGAGCGGTTCGAGGACCGGCACATTCAGCGCCTCGCCGAAGCCCGCCACTTTCTTGCGCGCCTCGATATAGTCCCGATCCAAGAAGAAATGCAGCTTGTCGAGGACCGCGCCGTTGTGACCGCGCACGAGGAGCAGAGACTTGCGGTTGTCGAAGCGGCGAACCGCGTCCGAGCTAATGAGAGGTTCCGCCTCAAACCGGCCGGATCGGGAGTTGGAGCGAAGCCCCATGCCCCCCTTCCCCGGTGACGAACTCCATCCTTCCCGCAGTATGTAGTGGCGGCCGAGCTCTTCCGAGACGTAATCCGCCGTGGCCTTGTCACCGACCGCAATGTTGAGTTTCACATCCATGTTGCCGAGGAGCATTTCACGGATGGGCTTGCCGTAGCGCGCATCCAATTGCGGGATGTTTTGGGCGATAATGGCAATCTTGAAGCCGTAGCCGGCGACGAGCGGCGTCTTGTCGACAATCTCCGGCAGGCGTCCGAACTGGTAGAACTCATCGAGCATCATGAGGAGCTTGTGAGGTTCATCTTTCCCCGGCAGCTCGCGCATGAGGACATCGTGAACCTGCTGGATGAACAGGCGAATGAGGGCTTCCGCCGACCCGAGATCGCCGGCAGGCGTTCCAATGAACACCGTGAAGGGTTTCCGGCGCAGTTGCGCAATATCGAAGTCGCTCCGGCTTGTGGCGGCCGCCATGAGTGCGCCGTTCCAGGCGTTGAGCGCGGTCATGATATGGGCCTCGAACGAGGGCCGTTGCTCGGGATCGCGGCTTATGTGTTGCCGAAACTTGTCCGCCACATAAGGGTGCAGGTCCGGTTCCTCATTCAAGATCGTCTTCATGACGGAGGCCAGGTCCTTGCCGGTGCTAAAGAGCCGGACCACGGAGCGGATTGTCCGCCGCCGTTCCATCCGCTTGCTGTCGAGGACGTACCCTAAGAGCCCCGCGAACACGCTTCGCGCGGTCGCGGTCCAGAAGGCGTCTCCCTTCTCCGGTGACGGCATCAGGGTATTGGCGATATTCTCAATTTCCGTGGAGCGGCGCGGCCAGTCCGACACGCTATCGAGCGGGTTCCAGCAATGGGACTCGGCCGAGCCAGGGCTGAACAGAAAGACCTCCTGGCCCATGGCGAGGCGCGCAGGCCCGACCTCCTGCCACATCTCCTTTTTGACATCGAGGGCAATCAGCGAGCCGCGCCATTCGAGACCATTGGTCAGGACGAAGCCGACGCCCTTACCGGAGCGGGTAGGGCCGTTCACATAGATATGGCTATCGCCGCTGTAGCGGATCTTCTTGCCCTTGTAGGAGCCGAGGACGATAGACTTGCCCGGCACCCCATCGAGAAGACCGGCTTTCTTCAAGTCGGCTTCGGTCGCAATGCGTGCCGCGCCCTTGGGCGCCTTCACCTTCCAGGGCTGGAAGTAGATCAACGCGCCGATCGCCACCAGGGCGAGGATTTCACAGAAGAGGGCGACCGTTGAGACCGTGACAAGCTTCATGACCATGGGATGCCCCCAATAGGCAACCACCTGGTCAAGAGCCGCGCGCCAAGAGCCATCAACGACGACAGCCTTCCACATGGCCGTTTGGCGGCTCAGGAGGTACGTGGCGGCCGCATAGTTGAACGACCAGACGACGAACGCCCCGCTCAGGACTGCGATTGCGCACACGACGAGAGCGCCGGCTTTCACATACCGGCCGAGTTTCCTGTTCACCGCCCTGCCCTCTTGAACTTGCTGAAATAGATGTCCGCCACGCCGCGCGTCGGCTCTTTGCGGAGTTGGACAATGACCGGGACCGTGGCGCGAATGATGTCCATCAGTTCGGCTTTGGTCAGGCCGAGACCGGCTTGCAAACAGGCCATCGCGACCCGGATGACCGCCGTCTGAGGCGAGTTGGCGTGAACCGTACTCAGGGAGCCGGGGTGCCCGGTATTGACCGCCTGGAGAAAGGTGAAGGCGTCCGCCCCGCGGATTTCCCCGAGGAGGAGCCGGTCCGGCCGAAAGCGCAAGGCGGCTTCCATCAGATCCAGGACCGTCACCTTGGCGAGCCCCTGATCGCCCTTCGAGGCCAGGAGGGAGAGCCAGTTGGGTTGCGGCGGCTTGAGCTCTAGCGTGTCTTCGAGCGTGACAATGCGCTCGCGTAGCGGAACTTCCTTGAGCAGCGCATTGAGGAAGGTTGTCTTGCCCGAGGACGTGCCGCCCGAGACGAGGATCGTATATTTGTTCTCGGCGGCGAACTTGAGCGCCCTCATGCGCCCTTGCGGGCTTGGATCGCCCAGGAGTTCAAGAAAGACCTCATCGGTTGCGTCGATGTCGTCAGGGTCGACCTCATGCGGTCCTGACGCCTTGACGGCATCGAACGCCCCCCTCGCAAGGTAATCCTCCAACGAGTAATCGCGGATCACCTGCTTGCGGATCGAGAAGGCCCCACCGCTTGGGGTCGCAGGCGCAAGCACGCCCTGAAACCGTTCCCCGAATGGCATGGCGGCCGAGAGAAGCGGCGTGACCTCATTCACAGACTGGTTGGTGTAGCTCGCAACCTGTTGCGCGATGCGCTGGATCTGGAGGCTCGACAGGGCCAGGACCTCATGGCGCTGCATATCGGCATGGCGGGTGGATTCAATCCAGACCTCCCCAGGCCGATTGCACATGATCTCGATCACTTGGGGATCTTCGAGCCAGGGCCTAATCGGCTCGCAGGCTTGCCGCAGGAAAACCGGGAGCGTGTGCCACACGCTCACCGGCTCACTTGTAGACGGCTTTTGAACGACGTAGTTCATTCAATGCCTCTTTGACCGGATCTTGATACAGACCGGAGAAATCAAGGTCTCTGCGCACGAAGACCATGATCCGCGTTCCTTGATCGACGTGGATGGTCGGCGGGATGTTGATCGAGTCCTTGAGCGCCTGGTTGGCAAGGTCGGACATCGTTTGAGCGATGGTCTGTTGCGCTTGGGTTTGCGCCTGCTGCTGGATGTAGGAGCCGCCCCCGGCAACAGCCGATTGGCCGTCGCTGTTCAGGCCAGCAATGAAGGAGCTCACACCGCCGACGACGCTGAGCAGGATCGCGGAGCCGAACCGCTCGGGGTAATGGTTGTCCACGTCACCCGCGAGGCCGGAACGTCCAAGCCCATCCGTCCCGTAGGAGCCGGGGGACACGGACACGCCGTCGGCGCGCAACATGCGGGTCCAGGCCACCAGAACCCGCGTCTGGCCGCGCGAGAGGCCGGACTTGTACTCGCCGGTCAGCATCGTGCCCTTGGGGATCAGCACCCGCCGCCCGTCGAAGGAATAGACATCCTCGGAGGTTATCGCCCGCACCATGCCGGGCAGGTCCGATTGAATGGCGGTCTCAAGCGTGCCCCGGATCATGGTTCCTTGCGGGATCAGGGCATCAATGCGGTTGTTCTTGGTCGCGCGCGCCGTCTCGACATCCTGCGACGACGCCCGAGCCATGAAGGCGCGGTTCGAGTCCGTCTCAGGCCCATCCACACGCAAGGCCCCTCCCCGCTCGGAGCCGCCAGCAAGGGAGCCCTCGCCTTGGCTGCCGCCGTCGAAGATCAGCATACCGGAGCGGAGCGCCGCCAGCCGGCGCGCCTCTTCCTCGCGCCGCCGCTTCTCCTCTTCGGCCAGCCGCCGCGCCTCGCTATCGTCAAGGACCGGCGCAGGCTGGAGCACGGCCACCGCTGCCGGAGCCGGAGGCGGCGGAGGAGCCGCGACGACCGGAGGCGGTTCGATCACCATCCGGTTGTCCTTTTTCGGCGGCGGCTCATGGAAGTCCCAGTTCACATTCCGGGCTTGCGCCGTGTTGAAGGTTTCCGGCTTTTCCTCTTTCACAGGGTTGGCGCTTTTCTGGCTGGAACTCCAAATCCAGGCCAGAACGCCGAGGGTCGCGGCCACGAGGACGAACAGGGCAAAGCCGTTCGCCCGGCCGGTATGCTTCACCGGCAGACCGGACCCGGCCTCTTCGGTTTCAAAGTCAATGCGTGACATCGAGGATCAGCCCTTTGCCTTGATTACGGGAGCCGGAGCCGGGACCGGTTCGCCCACCATCTGAATTTCGGGCTGGATCGGGGTCATGATCGACTTCGGAGACTCAGCCGGTTGAGCGCGGAGATTGAAAACGCAGGTCGCTTCATTGTTGCCGCGCAAGGTCCATTGCGCCGCCACCTTATCGACCACGATCACCTCACCCTCGCGTCTGTGATTGATGAGGCTTTCGGTTCCGTCCGGATTGACGAGGAAGATCCCCGGCACGTCGCCGGCAAACTTGAAGTAGGTCTTCACGCCATCATCAAAGATGTTCTGTGGCGCGTTCAGGCTGGAGCCCTTGAACCCATAATCCAGATTGGCATTCGCCGCGTTCTGCTTGAGTTGCTGGAAATTCGGCATCGCGGCCATGCGCTTGGCCTGTTCGAGCATCCGGGCATCCACGATTTCATCCGGGTAATCGAACCGCAGCTTGAACGTCATATCCTTGTTGTTGGGCGAGCCAGCTTTGAGCAGGAAGTTGTAGATCCGCTTGTTGGTGACAATGTTCATGTTCGTCACCGCATCGCGTTCCAGCGGCTTGATGAACAGGAATGCCTTGCTCTTGTCGGGCACCGCCTGCCAGGAGACGCTATCGCCCATGGCGACCGTCGCAATCTGTTCATCCTTGCCAAAGACAATCATGGTCGAGACGCCGAGGGTTCCGGCGAGCGACACAACGTTGTCCTTGTGATAGGTCACGGTCCGAATGCGCTGATCGGCCTTGACCGCCGCAGGCACGAGTTCGGCCGAGGCGCCAGAGGACAGGGCCACCAGGGCGGCCAGGGTCAAAAGAAGCTGTTTCACTTTCCGGCCTCCGCCGTAACGTCCACGGTCTCTTGATCCTTGCGGTACTCG contains the following coding sequences:
- the virB10 gene encoding type IV secretion system protein VirB10 yields the protein MSRIDFETEEAGSGLPVKHTGRANGFALFVLVAATLGVLAWIWSSSQKSANPVKEEKPETFNTAQARNVNWDFHEPPPKKDNRMVIEPPPVVAAPPPPPAPAAVAVLQPAPVLDDSEARRLAEEEKRRREEEARRLAALRSGMLIFDGGSQGEGSLAGGSERGGALRVDGPETDSNRAFMARASSQDVETARATKNNRIDALIPQGTMIRGTLETAIQSDLPGMVRAITSEDVYSFDGRRVLIPKGTMLTGEYKSGLSRGQTRVLVAWTRMLRADGVSVSPGSYGTDGLGRSGLAGDVDNHYPERFGSAILLSVVGGVSSFIAGLNSDGQSAVAGGGSYIQQQAQTQAQQTIAQTMSDLANQALKDSINIPPTIHVDQGTRIMVFVRRDLDFSGLYQDPVKEALNELRRSKAVYK
- a CDS encoding type IV secretory system conjugative DNA transfer family protein, with the protein product MNRKLGRYVKAGALVVCAIAVLSGAFVVWSFNYAAATYLLSRQTAMWKAVVVDGSWRAALDQVVAYWGHPMVMKLVTVSTVALFCEILALVAIGALIYFQPWKVKAPKGAARIATEADLKKAGLLDGVPGKSIVLGSYKGKKIRYSGDSHIYVNGPTRSGKGVGFVLTNGLEWRGSLIALDVKKEMWQEVGPARLAMGQEVFLFSPGSAESHCWNPLDSVSDWPRRSTEIENIANTLMPSPEKGDAFWTATARSVFAGLLGYVLDSKRMERRRTIRSVVRLFSTGKDLASVMKTILNEEPDLHPYVADKFRQHISRDPEQRPSFEAHIMTALNAWNGALMAAATSRSDFDIAQLRRKPFTVFIGTPAGDLGSAEALIRLFIQQVHDVLMRELPGKDEPHKLLMMLDEFYQFGRLPEIVDKTPLVAGYGFKIAIIAQNIPQLDARYGKPIREMLLGNMDVKLNIAVGDKATADYVSEELGRHYILREGWSSSPGKGGMGLRSNSRSGRFEAEPLISSDAVRRFDNRKSLLLVRGHNGAVLDKLHFFLDRDYIEARKKVAGFGEALNVPVLEPLKEGPLFEPAPEAVTAAPEPESVKPAIAAPEPVAAIATPISEPYAVEVLERTASEGVVAATAVEDEEEVISLDLPAFGSLRKLLSESEAVAKTHPVVARLRNVVAEEARTGFLEPGTDISAFIRA
- the virB11 gene encoding P-type DNA transfer ATPase VirB11 — its product is MNYVVQKPSTSEPVSVWHTLPVFLRQACEPIRPWLEDPQVIEIMCNRPGEVWIESTRHADMQRHEVLALSSLQIQRIAQQVASYTNQSVNEVTPLLSAAMPFGERFQGVLAPATPSGGAFSIRKQVIRDYSLEDYLARGAFDAVKASGPHEVDPDDIDATDEVFLELLGDPSPQGRMRALKFAAENKYTILVSGGTSSGKTTFLNALLKEVPLRERIVTLEDTLELKPPQPNWLSLLASKGDQGLAKVTVLDLMEAALRFRPDRLLLGEIRGADAFTFLQAVNTGHPGSLSTVHANSPQTAVIRVAMACLQAGLGLTKAELMDIIRATVPVIVQLRKEPTRGVADIYFSKFKRAGR
- the virB9 gene encoding P-type conjugative transfer protein VirB9 — translated: MKQLLLTLAALVALSSGASAELVPAAVKADQRIRTVTYHKDNVVSLAGTLGVSTMIVFGKDEQIATVAMGDSVSWQAVPDKSKAFLFIKPLERDAVTNMNIVTNKRIYNFLLKAGSPNNKDMTFKLRFDYPDEIVDARMLEQAKRMAAMPNFQQLKQNAANANLDYGFKGSSLNAPQNIFDDGVKTYFKFAGDVPGIFLVNPDGTESLINHRREGEVIVVDKVAAQWTLRGNNEATCVFNLRAQPAESPKSIMTPIQPEIQMVGEPVPAPAPVIKAKG